The genomic region CCTATGGAGAGCAAACCATTGTCATGGATGTGGGCCAGACAAAAATGAAGAAAACCCCTATCCAGAAAATGGCTGAAAGGGAGATCATCAAAGAAGTCAAGAAAAGGGTACCAGGCCGGGTGGAAGTTGAAATGAAATCCGACCGCAGAGCCTCAGTATGGGTTGATGAAGATTCCATTCCCAAACTCATAGGTAGAAAAGGGAAAAATATCGACGAATTGGAAAATAAGGTCGGTATAAGTATTGGTGTGGAACCATTGGCAGCCAAAACCGCCAAAACCAATACCTCGACAAAACCCCCTCAAAAAAGAGGGCACATCCCGGAACTATTATCCTCGGAATATGTACCGGTTAAAGTGGAAATGTCTGGTAACTATGTGGTTTTGAATTTCGGTAAAGATGTGGTGGGTACTCCCTTCGATATCCTGGTGGATGATGATTATCTTTTCACAGCTACGGTGGGTAAAAAAGGCACCATCAAAATAAAAAAAGATATTGAACTTGCGGAGATAATTCTTAACGCCAGAAAAAGTAATCTATCTATTCAAGCCCGGATCAGAATAGAATAAGGTAGATGATCTCATTATTTTATTTTTTTTACCAGATGGAGTAAGATTTTCAGATTAATTTAGAGAACATACTTAGTGAAGAGGCATGAACTATGAAAATTGGTGTTTCAACCCTGGCCCTGTATCCTCAGCCCCTGGAAGTTGTGCTTGAGTGTCTGGAAGAAAGGAATATTGATTACTGTGAAATAATCAACGAATATCCCTACCATGAAATTGAAGATGGCCTACTGGATTCCCATCAGATTAAGCTGACGGTGCATTCACCCCTCTCTGACATAAACCTGGCATCACATAACCAATCCATCCGTAATTCATCAATTGAAGAAGTTAAAACGTCCATGGACCGGGCTGTTGCATGGAATGCTGATCTGGTTGTGGTGCACCCCGGTAGCATGCCCATTATGGGAAGAAAAATAGAAGAAAAAATACTGAAGTATAACCTGGAATCCCTAACAGAATGTTCTCGTTATGCCCGGGACATTGGTATTTATATGTGCGTAGAGAACATGCCAGTGATAGAAAGTCTACTCTACCAGGATTTAAATGAATTGAATTCTCTCGTAGAAGAAATTGATGCATATATGACCCTGGATGTGGGACATGCTCATAATTCAGGTTTTCCCTCGTCAGATATGTTCGATTATCCCCTTATTAAACATGTTCATCTCAGTGACAACGACGGAACATTCGACCAACACAACGCCCTGGGCACTGGGAGTATAGACTTTGATTTACTCTTTAAGAGTATTGATGAGTCCAGATATGATGGGGTTCTGATGGTGGAAGTTAAAGATCCCCAGGATGTTGCCCGTAGTCTGGATTTCATAGAAAAAATGCTTTAAATCTACTTAATATTATTTTAAAACATTATTTTAAAAACTTACTACTATTAAAGAAGGAATATTTATTTTTAAGGATTTTTATGGATAAGATTTTTATGGATAATAATAAAGAACTGAAATTTAATCAAAAAAATGGGATATTAAAATATTAAAAAAAATGTGGTCGGGCTGGTTTAAATTTAGACCAGCCAGTATTCATTTATTTTCTTTAGATGTGCCTGTAGAACTGTGTTGTTCACCAGCACATTTTCAACACCTAATTCCACAGTAATAGTTGTTTCAGGATGATTTGTTATTGGAATTAATGATTTTGATGTTAATTCTTCTGATTCAACTGTTACATTAGAATTTGATGTTGAGTTATTGGTTTCTGGTACGGAAGGTTGTTCTGTTGATTGGGCAGTAACGTTTACTGGTTCGGTTGTTTCCTTGGTTGCAGGTATCAACTGAGCCCTTGCACCGTAAGCAGATTTATCGTATCCAGTACATCCGTCATAATCTGCGTCGCATATGGAACAGGTTACTTCACCTTCATAAGTTCCCTTGGGATTTACTTCCAGGCAACCATAATGGTCACATAAAGGACAGTAATCTTCCCAGTAGTAGTATCCAGATTCTCCTCCGTACATTCCTCCGGGTATAAAATACCCACCAATTGATGCAGCACTGCTAACTGGCAATGCTCCTAATAATAAAACGACTATAGCCGCTTTGTATAAATTTCGCTTAATATAATTCCTCCGTTGGTTCATTCCAGCAAAATCATGCCAAATATCCTGGCATGCCACAATTAGTGGTACCATTAGGTTTACTGGTTTGCCACAATCGCCACTAAAGACTATTGGGTTCTTTGAACCACATGTAATACATTTAAACACCTCAAATTATGATTTTTTATTATTTTATTCTTTAGAAATTGAGAACAATCTTGTTAAATTAATATTAACACGTATTCCCTGATTATAAAGCATACTGTCTCCCTGAAAGATAGCTATAAAAGCGATATTCACAAAAAGAGATAGTTTGCTAATCAAACATCAAAATTGACAGAATAAAAATTCCATTATGTGAAAGGTATATTGTCTGGATGATAAATTCAAATTAACATTTCAAATTAAAATTATATTGAACATGGAAACTCTGATATTGGGCTTCATTTAATTTATTAACACAATTTTATTTCTCTTTATTAACATATTACTTCTTTCAATTGTAAATTATTGATAATCTTTAATGTGTTCTTTCTACACTAATGTGCTCTTTCTACACATTTAGGGAAAAACTGCTATATATAGTTTTGGTTTTTAACAATTTTGACTGGCATCAACAGTAACCAACTATACCAATCACACCCACAATGAAAGGATATCTTCAGAGTTGATCATACCATACTTAATAAACATTTAAGTCTAATTTTTTATCATAGAATAATATTGTATTTAGGATATTGTATTTAAGAGAAGATTAGAAAAAATGATATTGAGAAAATTTTAAGGGGATGTTTTTCTTTGAAAATTGGAATAATAGGTGGAACTGGAGATCAGGGACTTGGATTGGCACTTAGATTTGCAAAAGGAGGAGAACAGGTAATCGTCGGCTCCAGGGATGTTAAAAAAGCTGAAAACGCTGTTAATCTCATTGAAAATATGTTAAAATCTGATGAATGTCCCAATGTAAAGGGTATGACCAATGAAGAAGCATGCAGGGAAGCAGATATTGTGATTTTAACCGTGCCACTTCAGGCACAGATGGTTACCCTTAAAAGTATCAAAGAACATGTTGAGGGTAAAATCTTAATTGATGCCACTGTTCCCATGGAAAGCTGCTTGGGTGGTAGCCCAGTAAGATACGTGAATATGTGGGATGGTTCTGCTGCTGAAAGAACTGCAAACTTCCTTAAAGATAAAAATGTGAGGGTGGTTTCAGCCTTTAACAATATCAGTGCCGCCAGTCTGACTAACATTGAAAACAATGTGGAATGTGACTGCCTCATATCTGGAGATGATGCCGAAGCCAAGAAGGAAGCCATGAAATTAGCAGGAAAAATACCAGGAGTAAGGGCTATAGATT from Methanobacterium sp. harbors:
- a CDS encoding sugar phosphate isomerase/epimerase; its protein translation is MKIGVSTLALYPQPLEVVLECLEERNIDYCEIINEYPYHEIEDGLLDSHQIKLTVHSPLSDINLASHNQSIRNSSIEEVKTSMDRAVAWNADLVVVHPGSMPIMGRKIEEKILKYNLESLTECSRYARDIGIYMCVENMPVIESLLYQDLNELNSLVEEIDAYMTLDVGHAHNSGFPSSDMFDYPLIKHVHLSDNDGTFDQHNALGTGSIDFDLLFKSIDESRYDGVLMVEVKDPQDVARSLDFIEKML
- the npdG gene encoding NADPH-dependent F420 reductase, giving the protein MKIGIIGGTGDQGLGLALRFAKGGEQVIVGSRDVKKAENAVNLIENMLKSDECPNVKGMTNEEACREADIVILTVPLQAQMVTLKSIKEHVEGKILIDATVPMESCLGGSPVRYVNMWDGSAAERTANFLKDKNVRVVSAFNNISAASLTNIENNVECDCLISGDDAEAKKEAMKLAGKIPGVRAIDCGNLENARIVEKITPLLINLNIRNKIKLAGIRITGL